The following coding sequences lie in one Conexivisphaerales archaeon genomic window:
- a CDS encoding glycosyltransferase family 2 protein, with product MRELISVVIPTYNSSSYLLSSIMSVAEQSYRPLEILVVDDGSKDSTPQLLNQVKDKLGSDILFTVIRLEQNTGTANALNVGFSRARGSYVCWLSADDLYIDRDKLMIQWKEMKRTHACWSYYTGSYSGKSPETAIPVRMAGTPIIRFLERVCRTNSELGLLRLLFWNPINGSSVMINKVCTEKFGSFDPLLGRVDADGDLWMRMSALGIRAEPLTGAPVFYRVHPAQTSKKMIEMQKGKELTRIRILIALKRSGKLQKLISKWKWFFILLLIENRVLYTIPYTTNLVLSEMLHDRTMLSRLFRGIILFGIMKSRRRASRLGFSIAEMHERLKQYMSSPVFITFQSLLNHSQQD from the coding sequence ATGAGAGAACTGATAAGCGTAGTAATACCAACGTACAATTCTTCTTCCTATCTTCTCTCTTCCATAATGTCTGTTGCCGAACAGAGTTATAGGCCCCTGGAGATACTGGTAGTTGACGATGGCTCAAAAGATTCGACACCACAGTTGCTGAACCAGGTCAAGGACAAACTGGGTTCAGATATTCTCTTTACTGTAATCAGGCTTGAACAAAACACAGGCACAGCAAACGCACTCAATGTGGGCTTCAGCAGAGCCAGAGGAAGCTATGTTTGCTGGTTGAGTGCAGATGACCTGTATATTGACAGGGATAAACTCATGATACAATGGAAAGAGATGAAGAGGACACATGCCTGCTGGAGCTATTATACTGGCTCCTACTCTGGCAAGTCTCCCGAAACAGCAATCCCTGTAAGAATGGCAGGGACTCCTATCATAAGGTTTCTCGAAAGAGTCTGCAGAACCAACTCAGAGCTTGGTCTACTGCGGCTCTTGTTCTGGAATCCTATAAACGGAAGCAGTGTAATGATAAACAAGGTCTGTACTGAAAAGTTCGGTTCTTTTGACCCCTTGCTTGGAAGAGTCGATGCAGATGGAGACCTATGGATGAGAATGAGCGCTCTGGGCATTAGGGCCGAGCCTCTGACTGGAGCACCGGTTTTTTATCGGGTTCATCCAGCTCAGACTTCAAAGAAGATGATTGAGATGCAAAAAGGAAAGGAGTTGACCAGGATTAGGATTCTAATTGCTTTGAAGAGGTCAGGGAAGCTGCAGAAGCTTATATCGAAATGGAAGTGGTTCTTCATTCTGCTCCTTATAGAAAACAGAGTACTTTATACAATTCCGTACACTACAAATCTTGTTCTTTCTGAAATGTTGCATGACAGGACAATGCTGAGCAGACTGTTCAGAGGAATTATACTTTTTGGCATAATGAAGAGCAGGAGGCGAGCTTCTCGCTTAGGATTTTCAATTGCAGAAATGCACGAACGCCTGAAACAATATATGTCAAGCCCAGTCTTCATAACTTTCCAGTCTCTGCTGAACCATTCACAACAAGATTAA